In Syntrophomonas wolfei subsp. wolfei str. Goettingen G311, a single window of DNA contains:
- a CDS encoding sigma 54-interacting transcriptional regulator — protein sequence MSGCPGYGKKEVIGRYILDIIPESRLPEVLQSGRIHEADIWSVNGRDTIVTRLPIIKNGKIIGAIAKSLFLDVSGAKMMLKKLQETQQEFQALFEALIESPYMVYVIVDKNGFITNMNKTYLDALALDRGEVVGKHILEIIPESKLPEILSTGRIDKADIWPINGRDTIVTRLPIIKDDKIIGAIAKSLFLDMSGARILMHRLQETEKEFRAISEALIECPYMVYVIVDKDGIITSINQTYLDALGMEKSEVVGKHISKITPTSLLPEVLKTRQIDLADIYTINGQDTIVTRLPIIKDGEIIGAIARSLFMDISGAKILMNKLQETKKELNIYREELRQGYQAKWQFKDLIGQSPAFLKVKSVAEQVSHSVSTLLITGESGTGKELFAHAIHNSSDRSSYPFVMINCAALPDSLLESELFGYEEGAFTGARKGGKPGKFELAMGGTIFLDEIGDMPLSMQTRLLTVLQDRMVERIGGTRPIYIDVRVIAATNRDLEELVANNKFRQDLYYRLNVVRLDIPPLRERSEDIPLLAKNLIKKINQKLGTKINKISYKTIELMQNYGWPGNVRELENLLERALNLADMNRENSITIKHFPLMVENTYFRDEPNPSTLPDAIEQLEKQLIIQALEKTNGNKMQAAKVLGIYTSALYRKISKYGLDEL from the coding sequence TTGTCTGGATGCCCTGGGTATGGAAAAAAAGAAGTTATAGGCCGCTATATTCTTGATATAATACCCGAATCCCGCCTGCCGGAAGTTCTGCAAAGCGGGCGTATACACGAAGCTGATATTTGGAGCGTTAACGGTCGTGATACCATTGTCACCCGCCTGCCCATTATCAAGAATGGCAAAATTATTGGCGCCATTGCCAAAAGTCTTTTTCTGGACGTGTCCGGAGCCAAAATGATGTTAAAAAAGCTGCAGGAAACCCAGCAAGAATTTCAGGCTCTATTCGAAGCCTTGATTGAAAGCCCTTATATGGTCTATGTTATCGTGGACAAGAATGGTTTTATCACCAATATGAACAAAACCTATTTGGATGCTTTAGCTTTGGACCGGGGTGAGGTGGTAGGAAAACACATCTTAGAAATAATACCCGAATCCAAACTACCCGAAATTCTTAGTACCGGGCGCATAGACAAAGCTGACATCTGGCCCATTAACGGGCGTGATACAATCGTGACCCGCCTCCCTATTATAAAGGATGATAAAATTATCGGTGCCATTGCCAAGAGTCTTTTCCTGGATATGTCCGGGGCCAGGATTTTGATGCACCGCTTGCAGGAAACGGAAAAGGAGTTCCGGGCTATCTCCGAAGCCCTAATTGAATGTCCTTATATGGTTTATGTCATAGTGGACAAAGACGGCATCATCACCTCCATCAACCAGACTTACCTGGATGCACTGGGTATGGAAAAAAGTGAGGTAGTGGGAAAACATATCAGCAAAATAACCCCCACTTCCCTCTTGCCGGAAGTGCTTAAAACCAGGCAAATAGATCTGGCCGATATCTATACCATCAACGGGCAGGACACTATAGTAACCCGGTTGCCTATTATCAAAGACGGGGAAATAATTGGAGCCATTGCCCGGAGCCTGTTTATGGATATCTCCGGCGCCAAAATCCTCATGAACAAATTACAGGAAACCAAAAAAGAACTTAATATTTATAGAGAAGAACTGCGGCAGGGCTACCAGGCCAAATGGCAATTTAAAGATTTAATCGGCCAATCACCCGCCTTTTTAAAAGTTAAATCAGTGGCCGAACAAGTATCCCATAGCGTTTCCACCTTGCTCATAACCGGTGAAAGCGGTACCGGCAAGGAATTATTTGCCCATGCCATTCACAACTCCAGCGACCGGAGCAGCTATCCCTTTGTCATGATAAATTGTGCCGCCTTGCCCGATAGTCTCCTGGAGTCCGAGTTGTTTGGCTATGAAGAAGGAGCTTTTACCGGAGCCAGGAAAGGCGGAAAACCCGGCAAATTTGAATTGGCCATGGGTGGAACCATTTTCCTGGATGAAATAGGCGATATGCCCTTAAGCATGCAGACCAGGCTATTAACCGTATTACAGGACCGTATGGTAGAAAGAATCGGCGGAACCCGGCCCATTTATATTGATGTGCGGGTAATAGCCGCTACCAACCGTGATCTGGAAGAATTGGTGGCCAATAATAAATTCCGCCAGGACCTTTATTACCGCTTAAATGTAGTCCGCCTGGACATCCCCCCGCTGAGAGAACGCAGCGAAGATATTCCCCTCCTGGCAAAAAATTTGATAAAAAAGATTAACCAAAAATTAGGTACCAAAATCAATAAGATTTCCTATAAAACCATTGAACTTATGCAGAATTACGGCTGGCCCGGCAATGTACGGGAATTAGAGAATCTGCTGGAGAGAGCCCTCAACCTGGCGGATATGAACCGGGAAAACAGCATCACCATAAAGCACTTCCCTCTTATGGTGGAAAACACTTATTTCCGGGATGAGCCGAATCCCTCTACCCTTCCGGACGCCATTGAACAACTGGAAAAACAGCTGATTATTCAAGCGCTGGAGAAAACCAACGGCAATAAAATGCAAGCCGCCAAAGTTCTGGGTATTTACACTTCGGCACTTTACCGGAAAATAAGCAAATACGGCCTGGATGAGCTGTAA
- a CDS encoding PAS domain-containing protein codes for MLELNFETINGTLVESPYMALVTVNKDGYITLMNETFLDLLGLKKEQAIGKHVLEVLPHSELPDILKTGRIDKADIWPINGNDTVVTRFPLIKDGEIVGAMGQSFFLDMSGARILMQRLQETEEEFQAFSEALIENPYLVYVAVNKEGLITLINQTCLDALGMEKKKL; via the coding sequence GTGCTGGAATTAAATTTTGAAACTATTAACGGAACCCTGGTAGAAAGCCCCTACATGGCTTTGGTAACCGTTAATAAAGACGGATACATTACATTGATGAACGAAACATTCCTGGACTTGCTGGGTCTTAAAAAGGAGCAAGCCATCGGAAAACATGTCTTGGAGGTACTGCCACACTCCGAACTCCCGGATATACTAAAAACCGGAAGAATAGATAAAGCTGATATCTGGCCCATTAATGGCAACGACACCGTTGTAACTCGTTTTCCCCTGATAAAAGACGGTGAAATCGTAGGCGCAATGGGGCAGAGTTTTTTTCTGGATATGTCCGGGGCCAGGATTTTGATGCAAAGACTACAAGAAACTGAAGAAGAATTTCAAGCTTTTTCCGAAGCTTTGATTGAAAACCCTTATTTAGTCTATGTAGCCGTAAATAAAGAAGGCCTCATCACTTTGATAAACCAAACTTGTCTGGATGCCCTGGGTATGGAAAAAAAGAAGTTATAG
- a CDS encoding type II toxin-antitoxin system HicA family toxin — MRIPRDIDGKSLVRLLARYGYEVTRQTGSHIRLTSKICGEEHHMTIPDHNPLRIGTLNAVLGDIANYLNVSKDELIRDIFFS; from the coding sequence ATGAGGATACCGCGCGATATTGACGGCAAATCCCTGGTCAGGCTTCTAGCAAGATATGGTTATGAAGTGACAAGGCAGACTGGCAGTCACATCCGCTTGACATCAAAAATTTGTGGCGAAGAACATCATATGACAATTCCAGATCATAATCCCCTAAGAATAGGAACACTAAATGCCGTATTGGGGGATATTGCAAACTATTTGAATGTAAGTAAGGATGAGTTAATCAGAGACATTTTTTTTAGCTAG
- a CDS encoding formate dehydrogenase accessory protein FdhE translates to MFEHKIPVSLPDGYVDFFKNLESWENEELIKLRNVYAPSQLDILRMLDETKKPLILQVNPHIEADTYREVFERLLDFLNSTRPEIGPQLALIKNNLDKVNFENIISSFITMQTTEIEKAAETAAIPGELFFFVVDHALRPFLRIFAEPYRNDLVSEHLYWDFSSTCPVCGSKSHFSRLQSEDGQRFMFCDRCFSEWKVRYLFCVHCGHDRPGDIRYLNVENDEAYKLYLCDNCKGYLKTFDERPGGDMVDLFIANIETIYLDILAQEKGYTSHDE, encoded by the coding sequence TTGTTTGAACATAAAATACCGGTTTCCCTGCCTGATGGTTATGTCGATTTTTTTAAGAACCTGGAAAGCTGGGAAAATGAAGAGCTAATAAAGCTGAGAAATGTCTATGCACCATCACAGCTAGATATTTTAAGAATGCTGGACGAAACTAAAAAACCCTTAATTCTACAAGTTAATCCCCATATTGAAGCTGATACTTACCGTGAAGTATTTGAGCGGCTACTGGACTTTTTAAATTCCACCCGTCCGGAAATTGGCCCCCAACTTGCTCTTATTAAAAACAACCTGGATAAAGTCAATTTCGAGAACATTATATCTTCCTTTATCACCATGCAAACAACAGAAATAGAAAAAGCCGCGGAAACGGCCGCTATCCCTGGCGAATTATTTTTCTTTGTAGTAGACCATGCCCTGCGCCCGTTTTTGCGTATATTTGCCGAACCTTACCGCAATGATTTGGTTAGCGAGCACTTATATTGGGATTTCTCCTCCACCTGCCCCGTTTGCGGAAGCAAATCCCATTTTAGTAGGTTGCAATCAGAAGACGGGCAGCGCTTCATGTTTTGTGATCGCTGTTTTTCTGAATGGAAGGTCAGGTATCTCTTTTGTGTACACTGTGGCCATGACCGGCCGGGAGATATCCGTTATTTGAATGTTGAAAACGATGAAGCCTATAAATTATACCTTTGTGACAACTGCAAAGGATATCTCAAAACCTTTGATGAGCGTCCCGGCGGGGATATGGTTGACCTTTTTATTGCCAATATAGAAACCATTTACCTCGATATCCTGGCCCAGGAAAAAGGCTACACCAGCCATGATGAATAA
- a CDS encoding formate dehydrogenase subunit gamma, with protein MALIPEYRADVPRVERFNFLARFSHWGHTVTFLLCLFTGLVLFLDGVNWLAAIFGGYAGAGLVHRIAAVGMTIVIVIGGVFGFKGVIEWIKDLLRFGKNDIIFVMKFPLEFLGFPVKMPPQTRFNGGEKGNSMLTPTSVMLLVLSGYIMWFPAIFPGGLVRVAYWTHDIAMVLATFMVCMHGYLGSFHPGSGESFWGMWKGTVRADWAQHHHAIWYEEAYGDKDQDKAE; from the coding sequence ATGGCACTGATACCCGAATATAGAGCTGATGTCCCCAGAGTGGAAAGGTTTAACTTCCTGGCCCGTTTCTCCCATTGGGGACACACGGTAACCTTCCTGCTCTGTCTATTTACCGGTCTGGTTCTTTTCCTGGACGGAGTTAATTGGCTAGCAGCCATATTTGGCGGCTATGCCGGAGCCGGATTAGTGCACAGAATAGCAGCGGTCGGTATGACCATAGTAATTGTAATTGGCGGAGTCTTTGGCTTTAAGGGCGTTATTGAATGGATTAAGGACCTCTTACGCTTTGGGAAGAATGATATTATATTTGTCATGAAGTTCCCCCTGGAGTTCCTGGGATTTCCGGTAAAAATGCCGCCCCAGACCCGTTTCAACGGTGGTGAAAAGGGCAACTCCATGTTGACCCCCACCAGTGTTATGTTGCTGGTACTGAGCGGTTATATCATGTGGTTCCCGGCCATATTCCCAGGCGGACTGGTAAGAGTGGCTTATTGGACCCATGACATCGCCATGGTTCTCGCCACTTTCATGGTCTGCATGCACGGTTACCTGGGTTCCTTCCACCCCGGTTCAGGCGAATCTTTCTGGGGTATGTGGAAAGGCACCGTCAGAGCCGACTGGGCTCAGCATCATCATGCTATCTGGTATGAGGAAGCCTACGGCGATAAAGATCAAGATAAGGCCGAATAA
- a CDS encoding 4Fe-4S dicluster domain-containing protein, with product MANLTNLYDVSKCTACRGCQVACKDWNQLPAVIEPFKGNYQTHKDTNGDTYTIVKFMEYEDPVDGVQWNFLKYQCMHCFDPACMKVCPRQAYSKTEWGATFHDPDKCIGCQYCTYACPFEVPKYRKREDKITKCTLCVDRVEAGLTPACARTCPTGALTFGPRDELLQVAEERVKFLRVNGFPNATIYGKLELGGLNKLYVLTDTPDKFDLPLNPKVSGNTVFWQDWIQPYFGWLIPLALAGSATSFITTRLLANKHGAHGEGGHE from the coding sequence ATGGCTAATTTAACAAATCTTTATGATGTTAGCAAATGTACAGCATGTCGCGGTTGCCAGGTAGCTTGTAAGGACTGGAATCAGCTTCCAGCAGTAATTGAACCATTTAAAGGCAACTACCAGACCCATAAAGACACCAATGGTGACACTTACACCATTGTTAAATTTATGGAATACGAGGATCCGGTTGATGGTGTACAGTGGAATTTTCTCAAATACCAGTGTATGCACTGTTTCGATCCCGCATGCATGAAGGTTTGCCCGCGGCAGGCTTATTCCAAAACCGAATGGGGAGCAACCTTCCATGACCCGGACAAATGCATTGGCTGCCAGTACTGCACTTATGCCTGTCCCTTTGAGGTCCCTAAATACCGCAAGAGAGAGGATAAGATTACCAAGTGCACTCTCTGCGTTGACCGGGTGGAAGCTGGACTTACCCCGGCCTGTGCCCGCACCTGCCCGACCGGCGCCTTAACCTTCGGGCCCCGGGACGAGCTGTTGCAGGTAGCGGAAGAGAGAGTAAAATTCCTGAGAGTCAATGGCTTTCCCAATGCCACCATTTACGGGAAACTGGAGCTGGGAGGCCTGAACAAACTTTATGTTCTGACCGATACACCGGACAAATTTGATTTACCTCTAAACCCCAAAGTATCCGGCAATACCGTATTTTGGCAGGATTGGATTCAACCTTATTTTGGCTGGCTGATACCGCTGGCTCTCGCCGGCTCTGCCACCAGTTTCATTACCACCAGGCTTTTAGCCAACAAACATGGTGCACATGGCGAAGGGGGGCATGAATAA